Proteins from a single region of Salvelinus sp. IW2-2015 linkage group LG4p, ASM291031v2, whole genome shotgun sequence:
- the serpinf2b gene encoding alpha-2-antiplasmin — protein sequence MDLHLLSLLLFCVCRQGLTNGEVSNDAPIPLVPLIPLMPSHPKEESGTSAPSTQEPPNTSPTSYMCTPPPLVTTSAPGGSSSEEDNQQQDGNCRAQARRPKSRQALARAIQRLGMKLLGQMKTGPEQPNVIISPLSISLALSQLALGAMNETEELLMHHLHGDTLPCYHMSLHNFLQRLRKSDLQVATRLYLQPGFEPKPEFVHQSQDVYDSEPVTLEGLAEVNEWVERATNGKVTDFLTSLPPNLLLMLINAVHFKGEWKARFDPRFTSKDVFYVDDKHMVNVDMMMGPKYPLSLLIDNDLEAQVARFPFNNQMSLLIVMPMNGQVNVSALAAKLNISDLYNRLPRERSMQVKLPKFKLDYSQDLQEALTNIGMGELFASPNLAAIAEGPLLVSSVQHKSSMEISEEGAEAAAATSLVISRSNPSFSLNQPFFFALMDDKTQAPVFLGVITNPNPGAPAMQSSGGSANLDKVHYPIDDKNDKNDKHYSHSFGGPPK from the exons ATGGACCTTCATCTACTATCACTCCTGTTGTTCTGTGTCTGCAGACAAGGACTAACT AATGGAGAGGTGTCAAATGATGCTCCAATCCCTCTGGTTCCTCTCATCCCATTGATGCCCAGCCACCCTAAAGAG GAATCAGGGACTTCAGCCCCTAGTACACAGGAGCCTCCAAACACAAGTCCCACCTCATATATGtgcacccctcctcccctcgTGACGACCAGTGCCCCGGGCGGGAgctcgtctgaggaggataatCAGCAGCAGGATGGGAATTGTAGGGCCCAGGCCCGCAGGCCAAAATCCAGGCAGGCCTTAGCTCGTGCTATCCAGAGGCTGGGCATGAAGCTCTTGGGCCAGATGAAGACAGGACCTGAGCAGCCCAATGTCATCATATCCCCCCTCAGCATATCCCTGGCACTCTCCCAGCTGGCTCTGG GAGCCATGAATGAGACAGAGGAGCTGTTGATGCACCATCTCCATGGTGACACTCTGCCCTGCTACCACATGTCTCTACACAACTTCCTGCAACGCCTCCGCAAGAGCGACCTGCAAGTGGCTACACGCCTCTACCTGCAACCAG GGTTTGAGCCCAAACCAGAGTTTGTTCATCAGTCTCAGGATGTATATGACTCAGAGCCAGTGACCTTGGAAGGGCTGGCTGAGGTCAACGAGTGGGTAGAGAGGGCCACTAATGGAAAAGTGACCGACTTCCTGACCAGTCTGCCACCCAATCTGCTTCTCATGCTCATCAATGCTGTTCACTTCAAAG GAGAATGGAAGGCTCGCTTCGACCCACGATTTACCTCCAAAGATGTCTTCTACGTTGACGACAAGCACATGGTCAATGTTGACATGATGATGGGGCCCAAATACCCCTTGAGTCTACTCATCGATAATGATCTGGAGGCTCAG GTGGCTCGCTTCCCCTTCAACAATCAGATGAGCCTGCTGATAGTGATGCCCATGAATGGCCAGGTGAACGTGTCAGCCCTCGCAGCAAAGCTCAACATCTCTGACCTGTACAACCGCCTGCCCAGAGAGAGATCCATGCAGGTCAAGCTGCCCAAATTTAAACTGGACTACAGCCAGGACCTGCAGGAGGCTCTGACCAACATTG GTATGGGGGAATTGTTTGCTAGTCCCAACCTGGCTGCCATAGCTGAGGGGCCTCTGCTGGTGTCCAGTGTGCAGCACAAGTCCAGTATGGAGATCTCTGAGGAGGGAGCAGAGGCTGCTGCAGCTACCAGCCTGGTCATCTCACGGTCCAACCCCTCTTTTAGTCTCAACCAGCCATTCTTCTTTGCCCTCATGGACGATAAGACACAAGCACCAGTCTTCCTAGGCGTCATcaccaaccctaaccctggagCTCCTGCTATGCAGAGTAGTGGAGGGTCTGCCAACCTAGATAAAGTACACTACCCCATTGATGACAAGAATGACAAGAATGACAAGCATTATAGTCACTCTTTTGGTGGGCCACCCAAGTAA